The following coding sequences lie in one Populus trichocarpa isolate Nisqually-1 chromosome 14, P.trichocarpa_v4.1, whole genome shotgun sequence genomic window:
- the LOC18104976 gene encoding protein JINGUBANG encodes MMNRGGGIGTRMGDGEEIGTKFVDTGSSIPRSKFGNSVHSDPNLSATVAAIPRDEVFAYRNSSASFTSPASYDPNRMSCEGSPMTMSPWNQTGAGSNFPWSIEENLPQNGLIGSLVREEGHIYSLAATKDLLYTGSDSKNIRVWKNLKEFSGFKSSSGLVKAIIIAGEKIFTGHQDGKIRVWKVIPKNPTVHKRSGTLPTLKEVFKSSIRPSAYVQVRNRSALWIKHSDAISCLTLNEDRTLLYSASWDRTFKVWRISDSKCLESINAHDDAVNSVVASLDGLVFTGSADGTVKVWKREQQGKRTKHSPVQTLLKQESAVTALAVNTSGSVVYCGSSDGMVNYWECEKQLTHGGVLKGHKLAVLCLASAGNLVFSGSADKTICVWRRDDKIHACMSVLTGHNGPVKCLAVEEDHEKSKDGDQRWVVYSGSLDKSVKVWSVAEMAPDMYQMAMMQQQQQYQRHMGSDADSLPSDGSSLASENRAN; translated from the coding sequence ATGATGAACCGGGGAGGAGGAATAGGCACACGAATGGGAGATGGAGAAGAAATAGGCACAAAGTTTGTGGACACGGGAAGCAGCATACCGAGATCGAAATTCGGCAACAGTGTGCATTCTGATCCAAATCTTTCAGCAACAGTTGCGGCAATACCCCGTGATGAGGTTTTTGCCTATCGAAATAGCAGTGCTTCCTTTACAAGTCCTGCCAGTTATGATCCTAACAGGATGAGCTGTGAGGGGTCTCCTATGACCATGTCACCATGGAACCAAACCGGTGCTGGCTCCAATTTTCCGTGgtcaattgaagaaaatcttccTCAAAATGGTCTGATTGGCTCGCTTGTTCGCGAAGAAGGTCATATTTATTCCTTGGCCGCAACCAAGGATCTTCTTTATACAGGTTCTGATAGCAAGAATATTCGTGTGTGGAAGAATTTGAAGGAGTTCTCTGGATTCAAATCGAGCAGCGGTTTAGTGAAAGCCATAATAATTGCAGGTGAGAAGATTTTCACGGGCCACCAGGATGGCAAGATACGAGTCTGGAAGGTTATTCCAAAGAATCCAACCGTGCACAAGAGATCAGGAACCTTGCCTACCCTAAAGGAAGTATTCAAGAGCTCTATCAGACCAAGCGCGTATGTCCAAGTTCGGAACCGTTCTGCTCTTTGGATAAAGCATTCTGATGCCATTTCATGTTTAACCCTCAACGAGGACAGAACCCTTTTGTATTCTGCTTCCTGGGATCGGACTTTCAAGGTATGGAGAATCTCAGACTCCAAGTGTCTCGAATCAATCAATGCTCACGATGATGCTGTTAATTCAGTAGTAGCGAGTCTAGATGGCTTGGTGTTCACAGGCTCAGCTGATGGAACGGTGAAAGTGTGGAAACGAGAGCAACAAGGCAAAAGGACAAAGCATTCTCCGGTTCAAACATTGTTGAAACAAGAGAGTGCGGTTACAGCTTTGGCTGTGAACACCTCTGGTTCGGTTGTGTACTGTGGATCCAGTGATGGAATGGTGAATTACTGGGAATGCGAGAAGCAGTTAACTCATGGTGGGGTACTCAAGGGCCACAAGCTTGCGGTTTTGTGCCTCGCTTCTGCAGGGAATCTGGTCTTTAGCGGATCAGCTGACAAGACCATATGCGTGTGGAGAAGGGACGACAAGATTCACGCGTGCATGTCTGTGCTAACAGGGCATAACGGACCTGTCAAGTGCCTGGCGGTGGAGGAGGATCATGAGAAATCCAAAGATGGTGATCAGCGGTGGGTGGTGTATAGTGGGAGTCTGGATAAGTCTGTCAAGGTTTGGAGTGTGGCTGAGATGGCACCTGATATGTATCAAATGGCCATGAtgcaacaacagcagcaataTCAGCGACATATGGGTTCTGATGCAGATTCATTGCCATCTGATGGGAGCAGCTTAGCTAGTGAAAACAGGGCGAACTAA